The following coding sequences lie in one Apium graveolens cultivar Ventura chromosome 3, ASM990537v1, whole genome shotgun sequence genomic window:
- the LOC141712327 gene encoding photosystem I reaction center subunit N, chloroplastic-like → MAAMNSSVLACSYAISGTGSSELSLSSKHVSLPSSALNMPVIRAQNVKTSGPSEQRNDGSQGRRAALVCLGAALFATATSSANAGPIEDALERSKTNKDLNDKKRLATSGANFYRAYTVQFGSCNFPYNFTGCQDLARQKKVPFISDDIELECKGKDKYKCGSNVFWKW, encoded by the exons ATGGCAGCCATGAACTCAAGTGTGCTGGCATGCAGCTATGCGATATCCGGTACCGGATCATCCGAGCTTAGCCTAAGCTCTAAGCATGTTTCACTGCCCTCTTCAGCTCTTAACATGCCAGTTATCAGGGCTCAGAATGTTAAAACTTCTGGTCCAAGTGAACAGAGAAATGACGGTAGCCAGGGAAGAAGGGCTGCACTTGTTTGCCTTGGAGCTGCTCTTTTCGCCACCGCTACTTCTTCTGCCAATGCAGGTCCTATTGAGGATGCACTTGAGAGATCCAAAACCAACAAG GACTTGAATGATAAGAAGAGATTGGCTACAAGTGGTGCAAACTTTTACAGAGCATACACAGTTCAATTCGGATCTTGCAATTTCCCTTACAACTTCACTGGCTGCCAAGATCTTGCCAGGCAAAAG AAAGTGCCTTTCATTTCTGACGACATAGAGTTGGAGTGCAAAGGAAAGGATAAATACAAGTGCGGTTCCAATGTGTTCTGGAAATGGTGA
- the LOC141712328 gene encoding GDP-mannose transporter GONST1 isoform X2: protein MKTLGSEEFDVETGKFDNDREKLIRSTRVVQINNQALLSGLAYCLSSCSMILVNKFVLSSYDFSAGISLMLYQNLVSVLIVSMLSTLGVISTEPLTWRLIKVWLPVNVIFVGMLVTSMFSLRYINVAMVTVLKNVTNVITAVGEMYLFSKHHDNRVWVALFLMLTLRRVMDTAKLVTKSGNLNEFSMVLLNNTLSLPLGLLLIFVFNEVDYLTTTPLLRLPTFWLVITLSGFLGLAISFTSMWFLHQTSATTYSLVGSLNKIPLSVAGILLFKVPTSLENSASILFGLVAGVFFARAKVRERSQS from the exons ATGAAGACTCTTGGCAGTGAAGAGTTTGATGTAGAAACTGGAAAATTTGATAATGACAGAGAAAAGTTGATTCGTAGTACCAGAGTAGTTCAGATAAACAATCAGGCGTTGTTGTCTGGTTTAGCGTATTGTCTATCATCATGTAGTATGATACTGGTTAACAAGTTTGTTCTCTCTAGCTACGATTTCAGTGCTGGAATTTCTTTGATGCTTTACCAG AACCTTGTTTCAGTATTAATTGTGTCTATGCTGAGTACTCTTGGTGTAATATCAACAGAACCATTGACGTGGAGATTGATCAAGGTGTGGTTGCCTGTAAATGTAATATTTGTTGGAATGCTAGTCACAAGCATGTTTAG TCTGAGGTACATCAATGTCGCCATGGTTACAGTTTTGAAGAATGTTACAAATGTAATAACAGCGGTTGGAGAAATGTATTTATTCAGTAAGCACCATGACAACAGAGTTTGGGTTGCACTGTTTTTAATG TTAACACTGCGTAGGGTCATGGATACAGCAAAGCTAGTCACGAAGTCGGGAAACTTGAATGAATTTTCGATGGTTTTGCTAAATAACACCCTCTCTTTGCCCCTGGGTTTGCTGCTTATATTTGTGTTCAATGAGGTGGACTATCTTACTACAAC ACCACTTCTGAGGCTACCCACCTTCTGGTTGGTGATAACTTTAAGTGGATTCTTGGGTTTAGCCATCAGCTTCACTTCTATGTGGTTTCTACATCAAACAAGTGCTACTACATACAG TCTTGTAGGGTCATTGAATAAGATACCTCTTTCAGTCGCTGGCATCCTTCTTTTTAAAGTCCCAACCAGTCTGGAGAATTCCGCAAGCATATTGTTTG GTCTGGTTGCTGGAGTCTTCTTTGCTAGAGCTAAGGTGCGGGAGAGATCACAATCTTAA
- the LOC141712328 gene encoding GDP-mannose transporter GONST1 isoform X1 — MKTLGSEEFDVETGKFDNDREKLIRSTRVVQINNQALLSGLAYCLSSCSMILVNKFVLSSYDFSAGISLMLYQNLVSVLIVSMLSTLGVISTEPLTWRLIKVWLPVNVIFVGMLVTSMFSLRYINVAMVTVLKNVTNVITAVGEMYLFSKHHDNRVWVALFLMIISAISGGFTDLSFNAVGYTWQIINCFLTASYSLTLRRVMDTAKLVTKSGNLNEFSMVLLNNTLSLPLGLLLIFVFNEVDYLTTTPLLRLPTFWLVITLSGFLGLAISFTSMWFLHQTSATTYSLVGSLNKIPLSVAGILLFKVPTSLENSASILFGLVAGVFFARAKVRERSQS, encoded by the exons ATGAAGACTCTTGGCAGTGAAGAGTTTGATGTAGAAACTGGAAAATTTGATAATGACAGAGAAAAGTTGATTCGTAGTACCAGAGTAGTTCAGATAAACAATCAGGCGTTGTTGTCTGGTTTAGCGTATTGTCTATCATCATGTAGTATGATACTGGTTAACAAGTTTGTTCTCTCTAGCTACGATTTCAGTGCTGGAATTTCTTTGATGCTTTACCAG AACCTTGTTTCAGTATTAATTGTGTCTATGCTGAGTACTCTTGGTGTAATATCAACAGAACCATTGACGTGGAGATTGATCAAGGTGTGGTTGCCTGTAAATGTAATATTTGTTGGAATGCTAGTCACAAGCATGTTTAG TCTGAGGTACATCAATGTCGCCATGGTTACAGTTTTGAAGAATGTTACAAATGTAATAACAGCGGTTGGAGAAATGTATTTATTCAGTAAGCACCATGACAACAGAGTTTGGGTTGCACTGTTTTTAATG ATCATTTCAGCTATCTCTGGTGGTTTTACTGATCTATCTTTTAATGCTGTTGGCTATACGTGGCAGATTATTAATTGCTTCCTTACAGCATCATATTCT TTAACACTGCGTAGGGTCATGGATACAGCAAAGCTAGTCACGAAGTCGGGAAACTTGAATGAATTTTCGATGGTTTTGCTAAATAACACCCTCTCTTTGCCCCTGGGTTTGCTGCTTATATTTGTGTTCAATGAGGTGGACTATCTTACTACAAC ACCACTTCTGAGGCTACCCACCTTCTGGTTGGTGATAACTTTAAGTGGATTCTTGGGTTTAGCCATCAGCTTCACTTCTATGTGGTTTCTACATCAAACAAGTGCTACTACATACAG TCTTGTAGGGTCATTGAATAAGATACCTCTTTCAGTCGCTGGCATCCTTCTTTTTAAAGTCCCAACCAGTCTGGAGAATTCCGCAAGCATATTGTTTG GTCTGGTTGCTGGAGTCTTCTTTGCTAGAGCTAAGGTGCGGGAGAGATCACAATCTTAA
- the LOC141712328 gene encoding GDP-mannose transporter GONST1 isoform X3: MLVTSMFSLRYINVAMVTVLKNVTNVITAVGEMYLFSKHHDNRVWVALFLMIISAISGGFTDLSFNAVGYTWQIINCFLTASYSLTLRRVMDTAKLVTKSGNLNEFSMVLLNNTLSLPLGLLLIFVFNEVDYLTTTPLLRLPTFWLVITLSGFLGLAISFTSMWFLHQTSATTYSLVGSLNKIPLSVAGILLFKVPTSLENSASILFGLVAGVFFARAKVRERSQS, translated from the exons ATGCTAGTCACAAGCATGTTTAG TCTGAGGTACATCAATGTCGCCATGGTTACAGTTTTGAAGAATGTTACAAATGTAATAACAGCGGTTGGAGAAATGTATTTATTCAGTAAGCACCATGACAACAGAGTTTGGGTTGCACTGTTTTTAATG ATCATTTCAGCTATCTCTGGTGGTTTTACTGATCTATCTTTTAATGCTGTTGGCTATACGTGGCAGATTATTAATTGCTTCCTTACAGCATCATATTCT TTAACACTGCGTAGGGTCATGGATACAGCAAAGCTAGTCACGAAGTCGGGAAACTTGAATGAATTTTCGATGGTTTTGCTAAATAACACCCTCTCTTTGCCCCTGGGTTTGCTGCTTATATTTGTGTTCAATGAGGTGGACTATCTTACTACAAC ACCACTTCTGAGGCTACCCACCTTCTGGTTGGTGATAACTTTAAGTGGATTCTTGGGTTTAGCCATCAGCTTCACTTCTATGTGGTTTCTACATCAAACAAGTGCTACTACATACAG TCTTGTAGGGTCATTGAATAAGATACCTCTTTCAGTCGCTGGCATCCTTCTTTTTAAAGTCCCAACCAGTCTGGAGAATTCCGCAAGCATATTGTTTG GTCTGGTTGCTGGAGTCTTCTTTGCTAGAGCTAAGGTGCGGGAGAGATCACAATCTTAA